The sequence below is a genomic window from Halomonas halophila.
CAGCGGGCTGAACGACGTCGCCATCGCCGCTATACTGTATATATAGACAGAAAAAGGAAGCCCGCATGGCGACGTCACCCTCGAACGCCGTGGCCCGCAAGGGCCGCGGCGCCACCTTCGATCCCGACAACCGCTTCGCCCCCATGCGGGTGGAGGCGGTGGACGACGGCTGGTGGCAGGAGGCCGTGCCCGAGCGGCTGGCCACCCGGGTCACCGAGGAGCAGGCCCGCAGCGCGCTGGCCTGGAACCGCTCGCCGGACCTGCCCTTCGACCGTTCGCTGAATCCCTACCGCGGCTGCGAGCACGGCTGCATCTACTGCTATGCGCGCCCCAGCCACGCCTACTGGGATCTCTCCCCGGGGCTCGACTTCGAGACCCGGCTGATCGCCCGCCAGGGCCTGGTCGAACGCCTGGAGGAGGAGTTGGCCCGCCCCGGCTACGAATGCCGCCCGATCAACCTGGCCGGCAACACCGATGCCTACCAGCCCCTCGAGGCCGAACGCGGCACCACCCGTCGGCTGCTGGCCTTCCTGCTCGACTGCCGCCATCCCGTCACCCTGGTGACCAAGGGCGCGCTGGTGCTGCGCGATCGCGACCTGCTCGCCGAACTGGCCAAGCGGCGGTTGGTACGGGTGCTGGTCAGCCTGACCAGCCTGGACGCCGACCTGAAGCGCACCCTGGAGCCCCGCACCGCCGCCCCGGCGACGCGCCTGAAGATGATCGAGCGGCTTACCGACGCCGGGGTGCCGACGGGCGTGCTGGTCTCGCCGGTGATTCCGGGGCTGACCGATCACGAACTGGAGCGACTGCTGGACGCCGCCAGAGCAGCCGGCGCCATGGAGGCGCGCTGGATGCTGCTGCGCCTGCCCAGGGAGGTAGCACCGCTGTTCGAGGACTGGCTGGCCCAGCACTATCCCGATCGGGCCGCCAAGGTGATGAGCCTGATCCGCCAGTGCCGCGGCGGCCAGGACTACGACGCCCGCTTCGGCCATCGCATGCGCGGCCAGGGGGTATTCGCCGACCTTCTCGATCAGCGCTTTCGCCAAGCTTACCGGCGGCTCGATTTCCCCGGCCTGCCGGCGCTGGATACCGATGCCTTCCGACCGCCGCGCCGCCAGGGCGACCTGTTCGACTAGGCCCACCCCTCGGCTTTTTGACTAGGCCGCCCCTCGCCTTCGATCTGTCTATTCAGCTCTTCAAGGTAGCTCTCCAGCACCAGATTGGGCGGCGAGCCCTTGCGGGTGATGGCGCTGTAGCGGGTCAGGTACTGCCGGCTCGCCGGATTCAGGGCTCGCATCCGGCCGTCACGCACCCAGCGCTCGGCATAGTGGGTCGGCAGATAGCCGACATAGCGGCCGGAAAGGATCAGGAAGGCGATACCCTCCCGGTCGGTGGCCGAAGCCGAGGCGCGCAGGGATTCATGGAGCGCCTTGATCTCCGGCGCCTGGGCATAGGCGGGCAGCACCGCATCGCACTCCGCCAGCTGGTGCTCCATCACGTCGGCGACATCGAACAGCGGATGGCCCTCGGCGCAGTAGAGCCGTGAGGCCTCCTCGTAGAGCGAGCGATACTCGAGCCCCGGCAGGGTCTTCAAGGCCGGCACCACGCCGGTATGCAGGCGACCGTCCAGCACTGCCAGCTCGATGTCGTTGGGCGGGATCATGCGGATATTGATGCGCACCTCGTCGCCGCGCGTCTTGAGGGCGCTGAGCGCGTGGGTGATATGCATCTCGGGCATGGTCACCAGGTTGTCGGTGATGCCGATGTTGAGCTCGCCCTTGAGCCGGGCATGCAGGCCATTGACCCGGGTGCGAAATCCTTCCACCGCAGCCTGCAGCTGCAGGGTGGCCTCATAGACCTCGCTGCCCTCGTCGGTCAGGGCGAAGCCGCTTCGCCCCCGCTGGCACAGGCGCAGCCCGAGCCGCGTCTCGAGATCGTTCATCGCCATGCTGATCGCCGCGCGGCTGATGTTCAGCTCCACCTCGGCGGCGGAGAAGCCGCCGCATTCGACGACCTTGCGATAGATCCGCAGCAGGCGAAGATCGGCATCGCTGGGCTGCCCCGTGAAGGCCGGCTTGTGCTGCGACATGGCGGTATTCCCGTGTTCATGGCGGAGACATCGAGCATAGCGCCGCCCGACCACAAAGTTAACCATATGCTTTCATGAAGGTAAGACGTCATGGGTTTAACTGATCGATAGCACGGCCTAACGTCGACATCAGAGCGTTCCATCCGAACAGCCACACCCAGAACAGACCAGCCCGTCACAGATCAACAAGAGAGGGAGCCCATGTCGGATCGAGACCCGTCACGCGGTGCGGGCCTGAGCCCGGAACAGCTGGATGCCTACTGGATGCCCTACACCGGCAATCGCCAGTTCAAGCGCGATCCGCGCATCATCACCGGCGCCAAGGGCCACTACTTCACCGATGCCGAGGGGCGTCAGATCTTCGATGGCCTCTCCGGCCTCTGGACCTGCGGCGCCGGCCACTGCCGCCCGGAGATCACCGAGACGGTATCGCGCCAGCTCGCCGAGCTCGACTATGCCCCGGCCTTTCAATACGGCCATCCCAAGGCCTTCGAGCTGGCGCATCGCCTGCGAGAGCTGACGCCCGACGGGCTCGACCACGTGTTCTTCACCGGTTCCGGTTCCGAGAGTGCCGACACCTCGCTGAAGATCGCCCGCGCCTACTGGCGCAAGAAGGGCCAGCCGACCAAGACCAAGCTGATCGGCCGCGCCAAGGGCTATCATGGGGTCAACTTCGGCGGCTTCAGCCTGGGCGGCATCGGCGCCAACCGCAGCCTGTTCGGCCAGGGCGTGGATGCCGACCACCTGCCCCACACCCTGCTGCCGGAGAACGCCTTCACCCGTGGCATGCCCGAGCGCGGCGCCGAGCGGGCCGACGATCTGCTGGAACTGATCGCGCTGCACGATGCCTCCAACATCGCCGCGGTGATCGTCGAGCCCATGGCCGGCTCCGCCGGGGTGATTCCACCACCGGTAGGCTATCTCCAGCGGCTGCGCGAGATCTGCGACGCCCACGACATCCTGCTGATCTTCGACGAGGTGATCACGGGCTTCGGCCGCATGGGCGCGATGACGGGCGCCGAGGCCTTCGGCGTGGTGCCGGACATCATGAACGTCGCCAAGCAGCTGACCAACGGCGCGGTGCCGATGGGCGGGGTGATCGTGCAGCGCGAGATCTACCGCACCTTCATGGAACAGGGCGGCCCCGACTACATGCTCGAACTGCCCCACGGCTACACCTATTCCGGCCACCCGGTGGCCTGTGCCGCGGCACTCGCGGCCCTGGACGTGCTCGAGCAGGATCGTCTGATCGATCGCGTGCGCGAGATGGCACCGGTCTTCGAAGCCAACCTGCACGGCCTGCAGGGGACGCGCTACATCAGCGATATCCGCAACTACGGGCTGGCCGGCGCCCTGCAGATCGCACCGTCGCCTGGCGAGCCGGCCCTGCGCCCCTACCAGATCGCCATGAAGTGCTGGGAGAAGGGCGTCTATGTCCGCTACGGCGGCGACACCATCCAGCTCGGCCTGCCGTTCTCCGTCGAGCGGGAAGAGATCGACCGGCTGATCAATGTCCTTGGCGACGCCATCAACGAACTCGACTGACATCGCCACCACGACTTTTCACCACAAGACATTTTGAGAGGAATCTCCATGAGCACGGTTGGCCATCTGATCAACGGCGCGCGCGTCGACGACGCGACGCGCACCCAGGACGTCTACGACCCTTCCACCGGCGAGGTCGGCGGCCAGGTCGCCCTGGCCGGCAAGGCCACCGTCGAACAGGCCATTGCCGCCGCCCAGGACGCCTTCCCGGCCTGGCGCGACACTCCGCCCGCGAAGCGCGCGCGCATCATGTATCGCTTCAAGGCGCTGCTCGAGCAGCACGCCGACGAAATCTGCCGTCTGATCGGCCAGGAACACGGCAAGATCGTCCACGACGCCCGGGGCGAACTGCAGCGCGGCATCGAGAACATCGAGTACGCCTGCGGCGCCCCGGAGCTGCTCAAGGGCGAGTACAGCAAGAACACCGGCCCCGGCATCGACTCCTGGAGCGAGTTCCAGCCCCTGGGCGTGGTCGCCGGCATCACGCCGTTCAACTTCCCGGCCATGGTGCCGCTGTGGATGTATCCGGCGGCCATCGCCTGCGGCAACACCTTCGTCCTCAAACCCTCCGAGCGTGACCCTAGCTCGACCCTCTACATCGCCGAGCTGGCCCTGGAAGCCGGATTGCCGCCCGGGGTGCTCAACGTGGTCAACGGCGACAAGGAAGCCGTCGACACCCTGCTCGACGACAGCCGCGTCCAGGCCGTCAGCTTCGTCGGCTCAACGCCGATCGCGGAGACCATCTATGCCCGCGCCAGCGCCAACGGCAAGCGCTGCCAGGCGCTGGGCGGGGCCAAGAACCATGCCATCGTGATGCCCGACGCCGACATGGACAACGTGGTCAACTCGCTGACCGGCGCCGCCTTCGGCTCCTCCGGCGAGCGCTGCATGGCGCTGTCGGTGGCCGTGGCCGTCGGCGACGAGGCCGCCGACGCGCTGATCGACAAGATACAGGCGCAGATGAAGACCCTGAAGGTCGGCCCCTTCCATGACGCCGACAACGACTTCGGCCCGGTGATCACCCGGGCCCATCAGGAGAAGGTCTGCGGCTACATCGAGAGCGCCCAGCAGCAGGGCGCCGAGATCGTCGTCGACGGCCGCGGCGTGCAGGTGCCGGGGCACGAGAACGGCTTCTTCGTCGGCGGCACCCTGATCGACCGCGTGACGCCCGACATGACCTGCTACCTCGAAGAGATCTTCGGCCCGGTGCTGCTGGTGGTCCGCGCCGGCTCCATGGAAGAGGCCATGCGGCTGATCGACGAGCACGAATACGGCAACGGCACCTGCATCTACACCCGCGACGGCGAGGCGGCCCGCTACTTCAGCGACCGCATCCAGGTCGGCATGGTCGGCATCAACGTGCCGCTGCCGGTGCCGGTCTCCTATCACAGCTTCGGCGGCTGGAAGCGCTCGCTGTTCGGCGACCTCAGCGCCTACGGCCCGGACGCCGTGCGCTTCTACACCAGGCGCAAGACCGTCACCCAGCGCTGGCCGTCGACCGGCGTTCGCGAGGGGGCGCAGTTCTCCTTCCCCTCCTGAACGGCCTGAGCCATCCCGCAAGACGCCGAACCGGGCCGCCCGGTTCGGCTTTTGTGCCTCAGGGCACCAGCACGGCGGCGCCGGACAGGCGCCCGGCGCGCAGATCGTCGAGGGCGCGGTTGGCGTCTTCCAGCGGATAGGCGACGGTCTCGGTGCGGATCGGCACCTGCGGCGCCAGCGCGAGGAACTCGTCGCCGTCGCGACGGGTGAGATTGGCCACCGACCTGAGGCTGCGCTCCTCCCACAGCAGCCGGTAGGGAAACGACGGGATGTCGCTCATGTGGATGCCGCCGGAGACCACCGTGCCGCCGGGACGCACGTGGGAGAGCGCGATCGGCACCAGCTCGCCCACCGGGGCGAACAGCAGGGCGGCGTCCAGCGGCTCGGGCGGGGCCTGGTCGCTGCCGCCCGCCCAAGCGGCACCGAGGCGCCGGGCGAAGGCCTGGGCCTCGGTGTCGCCGGGGCGGGTGAAGGCGTAGAGGGTCTGGCCGCGGGAGCGCGCCAGCTGGGCGAGGATGTGCGCCGCGGCGCCGAAGCCGTAGAGGCCCAGCCGCCGAGGTACGTCGCCGCCGGCCAGCCGCCAGGTGCGATAGCCGATCAGTCCCGCGCACAGCAGCGGCGCGGCGGCCTGGACATCGTCGACGTCGAGCGCGAAACAGTAGCGGGCGTCGGCCACGCAGTACTCGGCGTAGCCGCCGTCGCGGGTGTAGCCGGTGAACTCGGCGCGCTCGCAGAGGTTCTCGCGCCCGGCCCGGCAGGACTCGCACTCGCCGCAGGTCCACCCCAGCCAGGGCACGCCGACCCGCTGGCCTCTTTCAAGCCCTGTCTCGAGCCCTGTCTCGGGCCCAGCGACGCCCTCCCCCAGCGCATCCACCTCGCCGACGATCTCGTGGCCGGGCACCAGCGGCAGGCGGGGCTCAACGAGCTCACCATCGACCACGTGCAGGTCGGTGCGGCACACCCCGCAGGCCAGCACCCGGACCCGCACCTCGCCGGGGCCGGGCTCGGGAATCGGCACGCGTTCGAGGCGCAGCGGCTGGTGGGCGGCGTGCAGGCGCATGGCACGCATCTCGCTCATGGGACGCTCCTCGTGCGGTTCACGTCCCGAGCATAGTCGAGCTTACGGACTCAAGCTTCGACCCGGATCTCGTAGCCGGTGAACTTGCGCAGGTTGATCACGCCGCTGTCGAGGATCAGGTACTGGCCCTTGATGCCGAGCAGGGTGCCGGCCACCTCGGGCTGCTTGTCGAAGTTGTGGGAGACCACCTTGGTGGGATGCTCGAGCACCGGGTACTCGAAGGCCCAGGGCGCGGCATCGACCTCGCGGATGGCGTCATGGCCGAAGCGCTCGCGCAGCTCGAGCAGCCCCGGCGCGAGGCGTTCGAGCAGGCGGTCGCGCTCGCCGGGCAGATCCAGCTCCGTGGCCTCGCCCTTTAGCATGGCGCGCCAGTTGGTGCGATCCGAGACCTCGTCCTTGAACAGCACCTCGACGAAACCGGACTGCTGACGGGTATCGACCTCGAGGATCGGCAGCGCCTGGACGGCGCCCTGGTCGAGCCAGCGGGTCGGCACCTGGGTATCACGGGTGATACCGACCTTGAGCCCGGAGGCGTTGGCCAGGTAGACCACGTGGGGCCGGAAGCAGTGGGTCTCGCCCCACGCCGGTTCGCGGCAGGTGCCCTGGAAGTAGTGGCACTGCTCGGGCTTCATGATGCAGCTGTCGCACTGGGCGAGCTTCTTGAAGCAGGGATAGCAATGGCCCTGGCCGAAGCTCTTCTTCGTCGCCCGCCCGCAGTGGGTGCAGGCGATGGCGCCGGTCCAGGTCAGCCGCAGCGGCTGACCCAGCCGGGCATTGAGGTCGAGGCGCTCGTCGCCGGCGCGCAGGGTGTAGCGCGCCGGGGCGCCCGGCTCGACCGACATCTTGATCAGACAGCCCGTCAGGGCGACGGCATCAGTCACGGCCGACGTCCCGGCCGAGACCGGCCTGCTGAGGAGACACGCCGGCACCGCTGCTGTCGGCGCCGCAGGTACGACGCTCCAGATAGCCGACGCGCTCCTCGGCGGGCACGTTGTTCTCGGCCTCGTAACGCATCACCGCCTCGAGGCAAAGCTCGGTCTGCTCGGCCGTCAGGAAGCGGCCGTCGGGCCACTTGCGCAGGGCCACCGACTGCTTGAGGCTCTCGTAGATGGCCGGCGTCATCTGCTGGATCATGCGCTCGAAGGTCATATCGCTCATGGCGGACTCTCTCGGAAGAAACGGGTCGGTACGCGACGGGTCGCCGGCATGCGGAGCCGGTGGTCAGTGTCGCTGGACGTGGCGGGAATGATACCAGCCGATCATCAAACCCACGACCAGCCCGCCCAGGTGCGCCTCGTTGGCCACGTTGCCGAAGCCGAACAGCTCGGCCACGTCGGTCATGGTGAAGACCATCCAGCCGAGCATGAACACCACCAGCATCTGGGGCACGAAGAAGCCGTCGCCCGGGCGCCGGCGCGACATCAGCCAGACGTAACCGAGCAGTGCGAAGTCGACGCCCGACATGCCGCCGAACAGCACCGTGCCGGTGGCATACTGGGCCAGGTTGCCGCCGATGCCCGCGGCCAGCAGCAGCGTCAGCATGCGCCCGCGGCCATGGAAGGCTTCGACCTGGCGGCCGAAGTACCAAAGCCACAGCATGTTGAAGACCAGATGCATCCAGCCGAAGTGCAGGAAAGCCGGCGACAGCAGGCGCCATACCTGCCCGGAGGCCAACGTTTCGCCCAGGTCGCCGAAGACCAGCTGGCCCCCCGCCACGCCCACCGGCACGATGGTCAGGGCGGCGGTCACCAGGTCGCCGAGCACGCTCATCACCGCGAACACCGCCAGGCACAGCGCCATGGCAGCCGCGGTCACCGGCGCCTGGCGGAACGGCGCCAACCAGGCCACCCTGCCAGCGGCGCCATGCAGGCGACGCGCCCTGCCGCCCTCGGGCCTCAGCGGCTCCCCCCGCTGCCAGCGCATCACCAGACGCTGCATGGCATCGCGCTGCTGAGGATCGACCAGCCACAGCACCTGGCCCTCCTCCTCGTCGGTGAAGAAGTGACCGATGCGCTCGGCCCATAGGGCCTTTCGCAGCTCGCGGGTATCGGTGTCACGGGGCAGCAGCATCACCCGATGCATGGCGTCTCCTCGGGGGAATCGGGGGCGAACCGCGCCGGCCGGACACGCAAAGAAAAAGTCCGGCGGAAGGGGCCGCCGGACAAGAGCAAGGGATCGTTCAAGGGAACACTTACTCTGACGGCCCCGCATGCGGCAAGTTCGCAACATTGAGCGGTAGTTAGGTAACGTTTTGTATCAGTCGAAATCGATTTCCCAGGGCTGCGGCCGGGCCTGCTCTTCCCGGGGCACACGGACCCACACGAAGCGGTCGGCATCGAGGCGCGCCTCGCCGTTCCAGCGGTAGGCCACCAATCGGCCGAACTTCACCGCGCTGTAGTCCAGGCAGGCAATGTTGGGAGCCGGCAGGGCCGGAATGCCCTCGCACCAGTAGTGGCCGATGAACAGCGGCGGCTCGTCGGGGCCGTAGTACGTCAGCCGTTCCGCCTCGGCCGCACTGAGCGGTCGCAGCTCCAGGTCGCCCGGCAGATTGTCGGGCTGGAACACCACGTCGCCCCAGGTCCGGGGCCGATGCGCCCAGAAGTGGGCGCGGAAGCTGCGTCGGGTGAAACCGTCGCCGGACTGGATCTGCACGCCCTCGGGCAGCGTGATGTGGCTGCCGCGGGTCAGCCGGTCGAGGATCTCGAACTCGCGGGTGCCGTGACGCACGGCGGCGGTCAGGAAATCGAGGTCGATGCGACCGTCCGGGCGCGAGGCGCGCAGCTCGTCGATTCGTGACTGATCCCAGCAGGCATGCACCACTCGCAGGCCGTCGAGCTCCAGGAACAGCGGGATGTCGAGGAACCAGGCCAGCGTCTCGTCCCACTCCTGGGGATGATCGCGGTACTGCTCGAGGGTCTCGCGGACGATGCGGTTATGACGCGGCGTGTGCTCGCGCAGCCATTCGCGGCCCAGCTCGGCGGGGGCACGATGGTGATAGGCCAGGGCGTTGATCTCGTGATTGCCCATCACGATCAGCGCCTCGCCCTCCTCCACCATGCGCCGGGCGATGGTCACGGCGAGGCGGATACGCGGGCCGCGGTCGATCAGGTCGCCGAGGAAGATCACCTTGCGTCGCGGATGGCGATAGACGCCGCCACGCTGATGATAGCCGAGGCGTTCGAGCAGGGCCGCCAGCGTCGCGCCGCAGCCGTGCACGTCGCCGATCAGGTCGTAGCCTTCCAGGGGCGCTCTGCTCACCTCAGTCTCCCAGGCGGTTGCTCCAGCCCAGCTTGCTGCGCAGGACCTCGTAGAAATTGTGCCCCACGGGGTGGACGAGCTGCACGCGCTCCGGCTTGCGACGGATCACCAGCACGTCGTCGGGTTTGGCCACCGCACGCGTCTGGCCATCGCAGCTGATGTGCGGATAGGTCTGATTGGTCTCGCCGATGTGAATGCGGATCTCGCTGGCGGCGTCGATGGCGATCGGACGACTCGACAGGGTATGCGGGAACATCGGCACCAGGGTGATGACGTCCAGCCGCGGATGCATGATCGGCCCGCCGCCGGACAGCGCATAGGCCGTGGAACCGGTCGGCGTGGCGACGATCAGGCCATCGCTGCGCTGGCTGTGCACGAACTGGTCGTCGATGAACAGCTCGAACTCGATCATGCGCACCGCCTTGCCGGGATGCAGCACCACCTCGTTCAGGGCATCGCCGTCGCCGACCCGCTCGCCGTCGCGGTAGAGCTCGGCGTCGAGCAGGAAGCGTTCCTCGAGCTCATACTGGCCGGCCAGCACCTCGCCGACGCGCTCCTCGAGTTCGTCGGGCGAGATATCGGTGAGAAAGCCCAGCCGGCCGCGGTTGACGCCCAGCACCAGGGTGCCGCTATGACACAGGGTGCGGGCGGCGCCGAGCAGGCTGCCGTCGCCGCCGACCACGATCACCAGATCGCACAGCTCGCCCAGCCGGCGGCGGCTGGCCTCGGGATGGCCGTGGCCGAGCAGCACCGTGGCGGTGCGATCCTCGAGGATGACGTGGTAGCCGGCATCGTCGAGGAAGCGGCTGA
It includes:
- a CDS encoding CoA-acylating methylmalonate-semialdehyde dehydrogenase; this translates as MSTVGHLINGARVDDATRTQDVYDPSTGEVGGQVALAGKATVEQAIAAAQDAFPAWRDTPPAKRARIMYRFKALLEQHADEICRLIGQEHGKIVHDARGELQRGIENIEYACGAPELLKGEYSKNTGPGIDSWSEFQPLGVVAGITPFNFPAMVPLWMYPAAIACGNTFVLKPSERDPSSTLYIAELALEAGLPPGVLNVVNGDKEAVDTLLDDSRVQAVSFVGSTPIAETIYARASANGKRCQALGGAKNHAIVMPDADMDNVVNSLTGAAFGSSGERCMALSVAVAVGDEAADALIDKIQAQMKTLKVGPFHDADNDFGPVITRAHQEKVCGYIESAQQQGAEIVVDGRGVQVPGHENGFFVGGTLIDRVTPDMTCYLEEIFGPVLLVVRAGSMEEAMRLIDEHEYGNGTCIYTRDGEAARYFSDRIQVGMVGINVPLPVPVSYHSFGGWKRSLFGDLSAYGPDAVRFYTRRKTVTQRWPSTGVREGAQFSFPS
- a CDS encoding LysR family transcriptional regulator, producing MSQHKPAFTGQPSDADLRLLRIYRKVVECGGFSAAEVELNISRAAISMAMNDLETRLGLRLCQRGRSGFALTDEGSEVYEATLQLQAAVEGFRTRVNGLHARLKGELNIGITDNLVTMPEMHITHALSALKTRGDEVRINIRMIPPNDIELAVLDGRLHTGVVPALKTLPGLEYRSLYEEASRLYCAEGHPLFDVADVMEHQLAECDAVLPAYAQAPEIKALHESLRASASATDREGIAFLILSGRYVGYLPTHYAERWVRDGRMRALNPASRQYLTRYSAITRKGSPPNLVLESYLEELNRQIEGEGRPSQKAEGWA
- a CDS encoding NAD(+) kinase — protein: MPAANNNVVKHQAFRNIGLIGRLGSAKVVETLKRLSRFLDDAGYHVILEDRTATVLLGHGHPEASRRRLGELCDLVIVVGGDGSLLGAARTLCHSGTLVLGVNRGRLGFLTDISPDELEERVGEVLAGQYELEERFLLDAELYRDGERVGDGDALNEVVLHPGKAVRMIEFELFIDDQFVHSQRSDGLIVATPTGSTAYALSGGGPIMHPRLDVITLVPMFPHTLSSRPIAIDAASEIRIHIGETNQTYPHISCDGQTRAVAKPDDVLVIRRKPERVQLVHPVGHNFYEVLRSKLGWSNRLGD
- a CDS encoding PA0069 family radical SAM protein, encoding MATSPSNAVARKGRGATFDPDNRFAPMRVEAVDDGWWQEAVPERLATRVTEEQARSALAWNRSPDLPFDRSLNPYRGCEHGCIYCYARPSHAYWDLSPGLDFETRLIARQGLVERLEEELARPGYECRPINLAGNTDAYQPLEAERGTTRRLLAFLLDCRHPVTLVTKGALVLRDRDLLAELAKRRLVRVLVSLTSLDADLKRTLEPRTAAPATRLKMIERLTDAGVPTGVLVSPVIPGLTDHELERLLDAARAAGAMEARWMLLRLPREVAPLFEDWLAQHYPDRAAKVMSLIRQCRGGQDYDARFGHRMRGQGVFADLLDQRFRQAYRRLDFPGLPALDTDAFRPPRRQGDLFD
- a CDS encoding aspartate aminotransferase family protein, coding for MSDRDPSRGAGLSPEQLDAYWMPYTGNRQFKRDPRIITGAKGHYFTDAEGRQIFDGLSGLWTCGAGHCRPEITETVSRQLAELDYAPAFQYGHPKAFELAHRLRELTPDGLDHVFFTGSGSESADTSLKIARAYWRKKGQPTKTKLIGRAKGYHGVNFGGFSLGGIGANRSLFGQGVDADHLPHTLLPENAFTRGMPERGAERADDLLELIALHDASNIAAVIVEPMAGSAGVIPPPVGYLQRLREICDAHDILLIFDEVITGFGRMGAMTGAEAFGVVPDIMNVAKQLTNGAVPMGGVIVQREIYRTFMEQGGPDYMLELPHGYTYSGHPVACAAALAALDVLEQDRLIDRVREMAPVFEANLHGLQGTRYISDIRNYGLAGALQIAPSPGEPALRPYQIAMKCWEKGVYVRYGGDTIQLGLPFSVEREEIDRLINVLGDAINELD
- a CDS encoding metallophosphoesterase codes for the protein MEGYDLIGDVHGCGATLAALLERLGYHQRGGVYRHPRRKVIFLGDLIDRGPRIRLAVTIARRMVEEGEALIVMGNHEINALAYHHRAPAELGREWLREHTPRHNRIVRETLEQYRDHPQEWDETLAWFLDIPLFLELDGLRVVHACWDQSRIDELRASRPDGRIDLDFLTAAVRHGTREFEILDRLTRGSHITLPEGVQIQSGDGFTRRSFRAHFWAHRPRTWGDVVFQPDNLPGDLELRPLSAAEAERLTYYGPDEPPLFIGHYWCEGIPALPAPNIACLDYSAVKFGRLVAYRWNGEARLDADRFVWVRVPREEQARPQPWEIDFD
- a CDS encoding zinc-dependent alcohol dehydrogenase family protein, with product MSEMRAMRLHAAHQPLRLERVPIPEPGPGEVRVRVLACGVCRTDLHVVDGELVEPRLPLVPGHEIVGEVDALGEGVAGPETGLETGLERGQRVGVPWLGWTCGECESCRAGRENLCERAEFTGYTRDGGYAEYCVADARYCFALDVDDVQAAAPLLCAGLIGYRTWRLAGGDVPRRLGLYGFGAAAHILAQLARSRGQTLYAFTRPGDTEAQAFARRLGAAWAGGSDQAPPEPLDAALLFAPVGELVPIALSHVRPGGTVVSGGIHMSDIPSFPYRLLWEERSLRSVANLTRRDGDEFLALAPQVPIRTETVAYPLEDANRALDDLRAGRLSGAAVLVP
- a CDS encoding YeaC family protein, whose amino-acid sequence is MSDMTFERMIQQMTPAIYESLKQSVALRKWPDGRFLTAEQTELCLEAVMRYEAENNVPAEERVGYLERRTCGADSSGAGVSPQQAGLGRDVGRD
- a CDS encoding DUF2797 domain-containing protein, translated to MSVEPGAPARYTLRAGDERLDLNARLGQPLRLTWTGAIACTHCGRATKKSFGQGHCYPCFKKLAQCDSCIMKPEQCHYFQGTCREPAWGETHCFRPHVVYLANASGLKVGITRDTQVPTRWLDQGAVQALPILEVDTRQQSGFVEVLFKDEVSDRTNWRAMLKGEATELDLPGERDRLLERLAPGLLELRERFGHDAIREVDAAPWAFEYPVLEHPTKVVSHNFDKQPEVAGTLLGIKGQYLILDSGVINLRKFTGYEIRVEA
- a CDS encoding rhomboid family intramembrane serine protease, giving the protein MHRVMLLPRDTDTRELRKALWAERIGHFFTDEEEGQVLWLVDPQQRDAMQRLVMRWQRGEPLRPEGGRARRLHGAAGRVAWLAPFRQAPVTAAAMALCLAVFAVMSVLGDLVTAALTIVPVGVAGGQLVFGDLGETLASGQVWRLLSPAFLHFGWMHLVFNMLWLWYFGRQVEAFHGRGRMLTLLLAAGIGGNLAQYATGTVLFGGMSGVDFALLGYVWLMSRRRPGDGFFVPQMLVVFMLGWMVFTMTDVAELFGFGNVANEAHLGGLVVGLMIGWYHSRHVQRH